Proteins from a genomic interval of Centroberyx gerrardi isolate f3 chromosome 23, fCenGer3.hap1.cur.20231027, whole genome shotgun sequence:
- the cskmt gene encoding citrate synthase-lysine N-methyltransferase CSKMT, mitochondrial isoform X1, whose amino-acid sequence MSLSSNITMSGRRVAKLLTAAYVRHHSSLTTELIENMDKKATWDRFYTENSSRTPNFKNFEWFFGFDSVRDFIMPFLHAKSHQDSLLQVLDMGCGTSALGPCIYKHSPLPVRVTCADISPIAVHLMQEHVRAKAIEPHHPSSQLEFLELDCTQLHGCYGSESVDLIVDKGTTDVLLRSKEGRGKAGQVLRQCLKVLRSSGSLLQFSDEDPDARLLWLETEGQEPGVLAADVGVQEVGELQGVCYYCYQVTPRPVIR is encoded by the exons ATGTCTCTGTCCTCAAACATAACCATGTCAGGCAGGAGGGTAGCGAAGTTATTAACTGCGGCATATGTACGTCACCATTCCTCTCTTACAA CTGAACTGATCGAAAACATGGATAAGAAAGCAACCTGGGACCGATTCTACACcgaaaacagcagcaggacgCCCAACTTCAAGAACTTTGAGTGGTTCTTTGGCTTTGACTCAGTCCGGGACTTCATCATGCCCTTCCTGCACGCAAAGTCCCACCAGGATTCCCTGCTCCAAGTCCTGGATATGGGCTGTGGCACCTCTGCTTTGGGGCCCTGCATATACAAACACTCTCCTTTACCTGTCCGGGTCACGTGCGCAGACATCTCCCCCATAGCTGTGCATCTGATGCAGGAACACGTCCGAGCCAAAGCCATCGAACCTCACCACCCTTCGTCCCAGCTTGAGTTTTTAGAGCTGGACTGCACACAGCTCCACGGGTGCTATGGGTCTGAGAGTGTGGACCTTATAGTGGACAAGGGTACCACAGATGTCTTGTTGCGGTCTAAGGAAGGGCGAGGGAAGGCCGGACAGGTGCTGAGGCAGTGCCTGAAGGTGTTGCGGAGCTCTGGGTCTCTGCTCCAGTTCTCCGACGAAGATCCTGATGCCAGGCTGCTGTGGCTGGAGACCGAGGGGCAGGAGCCGGGGGTGCTGGCAGCGGACGTAGGGGTGCAGGAGGTCGGGGAGCTGCAGGGAGTgtgttactactgctaccaaGTGACTCCTCGCCCTGTCATACGATAG
- the LOC139931422 gene encoding uncharacterized protein LOC139931422, whose product MRALVLMCSLALGCLAQTPHPCTSPPLLTGALTVSTQNEKLWAYAKYVYDALGQRIRLQELGTYQNKSFTYDALLLYREAVMYEIDDVHRKCKKRPLTTDFEPMAIPKNASLLGQAILGSSSGPGQGLLVNTWVGDLPNNSGKYMTTVTEFGCIPVSTVYHTDQFGWVVTSLFNNVIGISDPQQLVPPDFCQTEMEAGDGEEPASFLSLFLNKHFLGSCGTKENLEKDIDVESQQHRVYKEVTELSQQQCVCFHLCSSKCVCHRKSMRGLIVLFVCLTAGCLAQRPQPCRSPPLLTGGLVVFTQSEKVTAYAKYTYDALGKRIRLQEIVSYENKTLQIDVLVLFREGVLYKINQRNRSCSKKHLSAEFQPLEVPKDASLQGQSILGSSSGPGQGLLVNTWQGELDMRRRGKAKYMSTVTEFGCIPISTLFHTDKTGWVLTSFFNNVLGIEDPQQFIPPPYCEEAQLDEDGEGPADFYSLFY is encoded by the exons ATGAGAGCTTTAGTGTTAATGTGCTCACTGGCACTAGGCTGCCTGGCCCAGACGCCCCACCCATGCA CAAGTCCTCCTCTTCTGACCGGAGCCCTCACTGTG TCCACCCAGAATGAAAAGCTGTGGGCCTACGCCAAGTATGTGTATGATGCGTTGGGACAGCGGATCCGCCTGCAGGAGCTGGGAACGTACCAGAACAAGTCATTCACCTATGATGCTCTTCTGCTCTACAGAGAG GCTGTCATGTACGAGATTGATGATGTACACCgtaaatgcaaaaaaaggcCTCTGACCACAGACTTCGAACCCATGGCGATCCCAAAGAACGCCTCTCTGCTGGGCCAGGCCATCCTGGGCAGCTCGTCCGGACCTGGACAGGGGCTCCTGGTCAACACCTGGGTGGGAGATCTGCCCAATAATTCAG GAAAGTACATGACCACGGTCACTGAATTCGGATGCATTCCTGTCAGCACTGTGTACCACACCGACCAGTTCGGATGGGTGGTGACAAG CTTGTTCAACAACGTCATCGGGATATCGGACCCCCAGCAGCTCGTCCCTCCAGACTTCTGTCAGACAGAAATGGAGGCTGGCGACGGAGAGGAACCAGCTAGCTTCCTCAGCTTGTTCCTGAACAAGCAC TTTCTAGGCTCCTGTGGAACCAAAGAAAACCTGGAAAAGGACATAGATGTGGAGTCTCAGCAGCACAGGGTTTATAAGGAAGTGACTGAGCTCTCCCAGCAACAGTGCGTTTGTTTCCACCTGTGCagcagcaagtgtgtgtgccatCGGAAAAGCATGAGAGGCCTGATCGTCCTGTTTGTGTGCCTGACTGCGGGCTGCCTGGCGCAGAGACCTCAACCATGCA GATCCCCACCTCTTCTGACAGGAGGCCTTGTTGTG TTCACCCAAAGCGAGAAGGTGACGGCCTACGCCAAGTACACCTACGACGCGCTGGGAAAGCGCATCCGCCTCCAAGAGATCGTATCTTATGAGAACAAGACATTGCAAATTGATGTACTCGTACTCTTCAGAGAG GGTGTTTTGTACAAGATAAACCAGAGGAACCGCTCATGCAGCAAGAAGCATCTGAGCGCAGAATTCCAGCCGTTGGAGGTCCCAAAGGACGCCTCTCTGCAGGGCCAGTCCATCCTGGGCAGCTCCTCTGGACCGGGACAGGGACTCCTGGTCAACACCTGGCAGGGGGAGCTGGatatgaggaggagggggaagg CCAAGTACATGAGCACCGTCACGGAGTTTGGATGCATCCCCATCAGCACCCTGTTCCACACTGACAAAACCGGATGGGTATTGACCAG TTTCTTCAACAACGTCCTGGGAATCGAGGACCCTCAACAGTTTATCCCTCCACCGTACTGTGAGGAAGCCCAGCTGGATGAAGATGGAGAGGGACCGGCTGACTTCTACAGCTTGTTTTACTGA
- the cskmt gene encoding citrate synthase-lysine N-methyltransferase CSKMT, mitochondrial isoform X2, which yields MDKKATWDRFYTENSSRTPNFKNFEWFFGFDSVRDFIMPFLHAKSHQDSLLQVLDMGCGTSALGPCIYKHSPLPVRVTCADISPIAVHLMQEHVRAKAIEPHHPSSQLEFLELDCTQLHGCYGSESVDLIVDKGTTDVLLRSKEGRGKAGQVLRQCLKVLRSSGSLLQFSDEDPDARLLWLETEGQEPGVLAADVGVQEVGELQGVCYYCYQVTPRPVIR from the coding sequence ATGGATAAGAAAGCAACCTGGGACCGATTCTACACcgaaaacagcagcaggacgCCCAACTTCAAGAACTTTGAGTGGTTCTTTGGCTTTGACTCAGTCCGGGACTTCATCATGCCCTTCCTGCACGCAAAGTCCCACCAGGATTCCCTGCTCCAAGTCCTGGATATGGGCTGTGGCACCTCTGCTTTGGGGCCCTGCATATACAAACACTCTCCTTTACCTGTCCGGGTCACGTGCGCAGACATCTCCCCCATAGCTGTGCATCTGATGCAGGAACACGTCCGAGCCAAAGCCATCGAACCTCACCACCCTTCGTCCCAGCTTGAGTTTTTAGAGCTGGACTGCACACAGCTCCACGGGTGCTATGGGTCTGAGAGTGTGGACCTTATAGTGGACAAGGGTACCACAGATGTCTTGTTGCGGTCTAAGGAAGGGCGAGGGAAGGCCGGACAGGTGCTGAGGCAGTGCCTGAAGGTGTTGCGGAGCTCTGGGTCTCTGCTCCAGTTCTCCGACGAAGATCCTGATGCCAGGCTGCTGTGGCTGGAGACCGAGGGGCAGGAGCCGGGGGTGCTGGCAGCGGACGTAGGGGTGCAGGAGGTCGGGGAGCTGCAGGGAGTgtgttactactgctaccaaGTGACTCCTCGCCCTGTCATACGATAG
- the LOC139931466 gene encoding ubiquitin thioesterase OTUB1 produces MRSGRRRKQNSTAKMAEEQQESSQGEMEGVNCLAYDEAIIAQQDRIQQEIATSNPLVSDRQELSVLQREYAQDDTIYQLKIKDLHKKYSYIRKTRPDGNCFYRAFGFSHLESLLDDSKELQRFKAVAAKSKLDLVNEGFTEFTIEDFHNTFMDLIELCEKQPGLQELLNSFNDQNVSDYVVVYLRLLTSGYLQREHGFFQHFIEGGRSVKEFCQQEVEPMSKESDHIHIIALAQALNVSILVEYMDRGEGGTVNHHVFPEGSDPRIFLLYRPGHYDILYK; encoded by the exons CAGAAGGAGGAAACAGAATTCTACAGCTAAGATGGCGGAGGAGCAGCAGGAATCATcacagggagagatggagg GAGTGAACTGCCTTGCATATGACGAGGCCATTATCGCTCAACAGGATAGAATTCAGCAGGAG ATCGCCACCAGTAACCCGTTAGTGTCGGACAGACAGGAACTGTCGGTGCTGCAGAGGGAGTATGCTCAGGATGACACAATTTATCAGCTCAAGATCAAG GACCTACACAAAAAATACTCGTACATTCGTAAGACGCGACCAGATGGGAACTGTTTCTACAGAGCCTTCGGCTTCTCGCATCTCGAGTCCCTGCTAGACGACAGCAAAGAGCTTCAGAG GTTCAAAGCAGTGGCAGCTAAAAGCAAACTGGACCTGGTTAATGAAGGCTTCACTGAGTTCACCATTGAAGACTTCCACAATACT tTCATGGACCTGATCGAGCTGTGTGAGAAGCAGCCGGGCCTCCAGGAGCTGCTGAACTCCTTCAACGACCAGAACGTGTCGGACTATGTGGTGGTGTACCTGCGGCTGCTCACCTCAGGCTACCTGCAGCGGGAGCACGGCTTCTTCCAGCACTTCATAGAGGGAGGCCGCTCCGTCAAGGAGTTCTGTCAGCAG GAGGTAGAGCCCATGTCTAAAGAAAGTGACCACATTCACATCATCGCCTTAGCCCAGGCCCTGAACGTGTCCATCCTGGTGGAGTAcatggacagaggagagggggggacgGTCAATCACCACGTCTTCCCCGAAGGCAGCGACCCGcgcatcttcctcctctacagACCCGGCCATTACGACATCTTGTACAAATAA